A genome region from Micromonospora peucetia includes the following:
- a CDS encoding MFS transporter, producing the protein MSSDALETDTRKAGAREWLGLAVLALPTLLIALDQSVLYLALPHLAEELNPTGTELLWIIDIYGFMIAGFLVAMGRLGDRVGRRKLLMIGAAAVGVTSVLAAYSGSAEQLIVSRALLGIAAATLMPSTLALINNIFHDPYQRGRAIAAWAGCFMGGTALGPVIGGTLLEFFWWGSAFLLGVPVMVALLIVAPVVLPEYKDRNAGPLDLPSVVLSLASILLIIHGLKELARHGVEPTPAATLVVGVAVGAVFVWRQRKLADPLLDLDLFRVGTFTAALLILLVSMIGTGGGYLFITGFLQMVERLSPLEAGLWMLPAAIASIIASQLAPIFARRYRPGSVIGVSLLIGTIGYLVLALVTPGGRPMLIAGFVIVFISVGTVGALGTNLVVGSAPPERGGSAAALSSIGGDLGTALGVAMLGSLGAAVYRGSVEVPDGTPTAAARAAEESMESAVTVAQDLPANAAAELLSAAGTAYTNGLNVIGLACAVIAAISATIAFTILRRNRDAVVPGEASTPAGKASAATEGSLSAT; encoded by the coding sequence GTGTCATCGGACGCCCTCGAGACCGACACCCGGAAGGCCGGGGCCAGGGAATGGCTCGGGCTCGCCGTGCTCGCCCTGCCCACCCTGCTGATCGCCCTTGACCAGAGCGTGCTGTATCTGGCCCTGCCGCACCTCGCTGAGGAGCTGAACCCCACCGGCACCGAGCTGTTGTGGATCATCGACATCTACGGCTTCATGATCGCCGGCTTCCTTGTCGCCATGGGCAGGCTGGGGGACCGGGTCGGCCGGCGCAAGCTCCTGATGATCGGTGCCGCGGCCGTCGGCGTCACCTCGGTGCTGGCGGCCTACTCTGGCAGCGCCGAGCAGCTCATCGTCAGCCGAGCGTTGCTCGGCATCGCCGCCGCGACGCTGATGCCGTCCACCCTCGCTCTGATCAACAACATCTTCCACGACCCTTACCAGCGCGGCCGTGCCATCGCTGCGTGGGCAGGCTGCTTCATGGGAGGCACCGCGCTTGGTCCGGTGATCGGCGGCACGCTGCTGGAGTTCTTCTGGTGGGGCTCGGCATTCCTGCTCGGCGTGCCCGTCATGGTGGCCCTGCTGATCGTCGCGCCGGTCGTACTGCCGGAGTACAAGGACCGCAACGCCGGCCCGCTCGACCTGCCAAGCGTCGTGTTGTCGCTGGCATCGATCCTGCTGATCATCCATGGGCTGAAGGAGCTTGCACGCCACGGCGTTGAGCCGACGCCAGCCGCCACGCTCGTCGTGGGCGTGGCCGTCGGCGCGGTGTTCGTGTGGCGGCAGCGTAAGCTCGCCGATCCGCTTCTGGACCTGGATCTCTTCAGGGTCGGCACATTCACCGCTGCGTTGTTGATCCTGTTGGTCTCGATGATCGGCACCGGTGGCGGCTACCTCTTCATCACCGGGTTTCTCCAGATGGTGGAGCGGCTCTCGCCGTTGGAGGCGGGTCTGTGGATGCTCCCGGCGGCCATCGCATCGATCATCGCCTCGCAGCTGGCTCCGATCTTCGCCAGGCGGTACCGGCCCGGCAGCGTCATCGGGGTGAGCCTGCTCATCGGTACGATCGGCTACCTGGTGCTCGCCCTGGTTACTCCGGGCGGGCGGCCGATGCTGATAGCCGGCTTCGTGATCGTCTTCATCAGCGTCGGCACGGTCGGTGCACTCGGCACGAACCTGGTCGTCGGATCCGCCCCACCAGAGCGGGGCGGGTCGGCGGCGGCCCTCTCGTCGATCGGCGGTGACCTGGGCACTGCGCTCGGTGTCGCCATGCTCGGCAGCCTCGGCGCCGCGGTCTACCGGGGGTCGGTCGAAGTGCCCGACGGCACGCCGACGGCCGCCGCGAGGGCCGCTGAGGAAAGCATGGAAAGTGCTGTCACGGTCGCCCAGGACCTGCCGGCCAACGCCGCTGCGGAGTTGCTGTCCGCCGCCGGGACGGCCTACACCAACGGACTCAACGTGATTGGCCTCGCCTGCGCTGTCATCGCCGCGATCAGCGCGACCATCGCGTTCACCATTCTGCGCAGGAATCGCGATGCCGTAGTGCCAGGCGAGGCTTCGACACCAGCGGGGAAGGCGTCGGCGGCGACTGAGGGCTCGCTCTCCGCCACCTGA
- the wrbA gene encoding NAD(P)H:quinone oxidoreductase translates to MQTDARIAVIYYSATGTVHRLAQAFVDGAADAGAEVRLRRVAELAPEQVVDAKPQWRAHLDATADIPLATLDDLRWANGYAFGTPTRFGNVCSQLRQFLDTTTAPWQAEELADKPATGFTATYEEHGGQEATLLSLYQTFHHWGAIILPTGYLNYDTAHAAGGNPYGVSLVESRASRDPEYAKAVLEMACFQGARLTRMAAAVAAVRADSQLG, encoded by the coding sequence GTGCAGACCGATGCCAGGATCGCCGTCATCTATTACTCCGCCACCGGCACCGTGCACCGGCTCGCGCAGGCATTTGTCGACGGAGCCGCCGACGCCGGCGCGGAGGTCCGCCTGCGCCGGGTGGCAGAGTTGGCACCGGAGCAGGTCGTCGATGCCAAGCCGCAGTGGCGAGCCCATCTCGACGCCACTGCCGATATCCCGCTCGCCACCCTGGACGACCTTCGGTGGGCCAACGGGTACGCCTTCGGCACGCCGACCCGTTTCGGAAACGTCTGCTCCCAGCTGCGCCAGTTTCTCGACACCACGACTGCCCCGTGGCAGGCGGAGGAACTGGCCGACAAGCCGGCGACCGGCTTCACCGCCACCTATGAGGAACACGGCGGCCAGGAGGCGACCCTGCTCAGCCTCTACCAGACCTTCCACCACTGGGGGGCGATCATCCTGCCCACGGGCTACCTGAACTACGACACCGCTCACGCCGCTGGCGGAAACCCGTACGGCGTCAGCCTGGTGGAGAGCCGCGCCAGCCGGGATCCCGAGTACGCCAAAGCTGTCCTCGAGATGGCCTGCTTCCAGGGCGCACGCCTCACCCGCATGGCAGCCGCTGTCGCCGCCGTCCGCGCCGACAGCCAGCTCGGTTAA
- a CDS encoding BTAD domain-containing putative transcriptional regulator → MRFGVLGEIAVWTSDGKPVAVPGLKVRGLLADLLVHEGRPVTADRLIEDLWGDEAPGNALGALQTKVSQLRRALGAGEAGGRALVESGDAGYRLRTSSESVDAGRFAALLARSGAQREPAGRAAALTEALSLWRGSPYADFGDERFVRQAAERLNDQRLAALEELAEARLDLGEHHLLAGELADLVARHPWRERLRAAHLRALYGSGRQHEALSTYEQFRRQVRDELGIDPGQELAELHRAILRQDPALQPPAPPSTPARTNLPAPLSPGPYGGLIGRDTAVEAVRERLTNERLVTLTGLGGVGKSRLALEAARVLADTFPAGVWLVELAGQPHCGDQATCTEVVDTVAATLEIRDDSPPGLPGDRPREPMDRLVAALRDRRMLLLLDNCEHVVAPIAQLTERLLGAAANLRILATSREPLGIPGEVVLPVPPLALPEPGATAEQIAGAPAVRLFVARARATEPGFTVDQRNKDTISTICRRLDGVPLALELAASRLSVLDPSELAARLDDRFRLLSSGRRTAPPRQQGLRAMLDWSWELLSPPERAVLRRLAVFADGATLAAAEQVCPGGPVASDEVLDVLARLIDRSLVMVRHDESPRRYRLSETVGAYGLEQLDSAGELPATRRRYATCFAGLAEQAAGRLRGHDQSRALRELDAENANLRAALDVAATDGQAGVGLALATSLSWYRLLRGRFGELSRSLRTALDIVPRSEDDVAPDALRRNADMWLTALATRDGDPTAPRQRILERYQDADGPEKAFAQWLFAFMMLGSGDPDEAAVLVNAALAAFRANGDRWGIAAACATRADLALVLRSDLPAAQRDCETSRSLFGQLGDRWGQVHPTSLLGTLAEIHGDYDQAATRYREALRIAEHLRLWTSVSRQLASIGRLAILSGDLDEATVNHDRALQVAQEQSSRSAAAFAGTGLAMIARRRGDLDAAETQQRDLLDWNRRAGYLPGCALALAELGFIAEHRGDAVLAERRHRGSLDAARATGDHRAVALALEGLAGATSLGGGHRLAVRLLAAARTLREAAGAPLPPGEQHDVQRITFRLREALGSQELAAEMSRGAQLDLDEQALSDVGKGMVSER, encoded by the coding sequence GTGAGGTTCGGAGTGCTGGGCGAGATCGCGGTGTGGACGTCGGACGGCAAACCTGTCGCCGTGCCCGGCCTGAAGGTTCGTGGTCTCCTGGCTGACCTGCTGGTTCATGAGGGACGCCCGGTGACCGCCGACCGGCTGATCGAGGATCTCTGGGGTGACGAGGCGCCGGGCAACGCGCTCGGGGCACTCCAGACCAAGGTGTCGCAGTTGCGCCGCGCGCTGGGGGCGGGTGAGGCGGGTGGCCGTGCGCTGGTCGAGTCCGGTGACGCCGGCTACCGGCTGCGGACGTCGTCGGAATCGGTCGACGCCGGTCGCTTCGCCGCCCTGTTGGCACGTTCGGGTGCGCAGCGGGAGCCAGCCGGTCGGGCGGCAGCGCTGACGGAGGCCCTGTCGCTGTGGCGCGGTTCCCCGTACGCCGACTTCGGTGACGAGCGATTCGTGCGCCAGGCGGCCGAGCGGCTCAACGACCAGCGCCTGGCCGCGCTGGAGGAGCTGGCCGAGGCCCGGCTCGACCTTGGTGAGCACCACCTGCTCGCCGGTGAGCTGGCTGACCTGGTCGCCCGCCACCCGTGGCGTGAGCGACTACGGGCCGCGCACCTGCGCGCCCTGTACGGCTCGGGACGCCAGCACGAGGCCCTGTCCACCTACGAGCAGTTCCGTCGGCAGGTGCGCGACGAACTTGGCATCGATCCCGGCCAGGAGTTGGCCGAGCTGCATCGGGCGATCCTGCGCCAGGATCCCGCCCTGCAACCGCCGGCACCGCCGTCGACTCCGGCCCGAACCAACCTGCCGGCACCTCTGTCACCCGGTCCGTACGGCGGACTGATCGGGCGCGACACGGCCGTCGAGGCGGTACGGGAGCGGCTGACGAACGAGCGGCTGGTCACCCTGACCGGTCTGGGCGGGGTAGGAAAGAGCCGGCTGGCACTCGAGGCCGCTCGTGTGCTGGCCGACACGTTCCCCGCTGGAGTGTGGCTCGTCGAGCTGGCTGGCCAGCCGCACTGCGGCGACCAGGCGACCTGCACCGAGGTAGTCGACACGGTGGCGGCGACTCTTGAGATCCGGGACGACAGCCCGCCCGGCCTGCCCGGTGATCGACCACGTGAGCCGATGGACCGGCTGGTCGCCGCGCTGCGAGATCGGCGAATGCTGTTGCTGCTCGACAACTGCGAACACGTGGTGGCGCCGATCGCTCAACTGACCGAGAGACTTCTCGGCGCCGCGGCCAACCTGCGCATCCTGGCGACGAGCCGCGAGCCGCTCGGAATCCCCGGCGAGGTCGTCCTTCCGGTGCCGCCGCTGGCCCTGCCGGAGCCCGGAGCTACCGCGGAACAGATCGCCGGGGCCCCGGCGGTTCGGCTTTTCGTAGCCCGTGCCCGCGCCACCGAGCCAGGGTTCACCGTCGACCAGCGGAACAAGGACACGATCTCCACCATCTGCCGGCGTCTCGACGGCGTACCGCTGGCGCTGGAACTGGCCGCGTCCCGGCTGTCCGTTCTCGACCCGAGCGAGCTTGCGGCGCGGCTCGACGATCGCTTCCGACTGCTGTCCTCCGGCCGGCGTACCGCGCCCCCGCGTCAGCAGGGGCTTCGCGCCATGCTCGACTGGAGTTGGGAGTTGCTGTCACCTCCCGAACGCGCGGTGCTGCGCCGGCTGGCGGTCTTCGCCGACGGCGCCACCCTGGCAGCCGCCGAGCAGGTGTGCCCGGGCGGGCCGGTGGCATCAGACGAGGTCCTCGATGTGCTGGCACGCCTGATCGACCGATCGCTGGTCATGGTGCGGCACGACGAGAGTCCGCGACGCTATCGGCTGTCGGAGACGGTGGGTGCCTACGGTCTCGAACAGCTCGACAGCGCCGGCGAACTGCCCGCAACTCGTCGCCGTTACGCCACGTGCTTCGCCGGTCTCGCCGAGCAGGCCGCCGGGCGGCTACGTGGTCATGATCAGAGTCGCGCGCTACGCGAACTCGACGCCGAGAACGCAAACCTCCGGGCGGCGCTCGACGTCGCCGCCACCGACGGTCAGGCCGGCGTGGGCTTGGCGCTCGCCACCTCGTTGTCCTGGTACCGGCTGCTCCGGGGTCGGTTCGGAGAGCTGAGCCGGTCACTGCGAACGGCGTTGGACATCGTCCCGAGGAGCGAGGACGACGTCGCACCGGACGCCCTGCGGCGAAATGCGGACATGTGGCTGACCGCCCTCGCCACCCGCGACGGTGACCCGACCGCTCCCCGGCAGCGGATCCTGGAGCGCTACCAGGACGCCGACGGGCCGGAGAAGGCGTTCGCGCAGTGGTTGTTCGCCTTCATGATGCTCGGCTCCGGAGATCCGGACGAGGCCGCCGTCCTGGTCAACGCGGCGCTGGCGGCGTTCCGCGCCAACGGGGACCGGTGGGGCATCGCTGCCGCCTGCGCCACCCGAGCGGACCTCGCGCTCGTACTCCGCAGCGACCTGCCCGCTGCGCAGCGTGACTGCGAGACCAGTCGGTCGCTGTTCGGGCAACTGGGCGACCGCTGGGGACAGGTGCATCCGACGAGCCTGTTGGGGACCCTGGCCGAGATCCACGGCGACTACGACCAAGCCGCCACGCGCTACCGGGAGGCGCTGCGCATCGCCGAACACCTGCGGCTGTGGACGTCGGTGTCCCGGCAGTTGGCAAGCATCGGCCGGCTCGCCATATTGAGCGGCGACCTCGACGAGGCCACCGTCAATCACGACCGCGCGCTACAGGTGGCGCAGGAACAGTCGAGCCGCTCCGCCGCCGCCTTCGCCGGCACGGGCCTGGCAATGATCGCCCGACGGCGGGGCGACCTCGACGCCGCCGAGACCCAGCAGCGTGACCTGCTCGACTGGAACCGCCGCGCCGGCTACCTGCCAGGCTGCGCGCTCGCGCTGGCCGAGTTGGGGTTCATCGCGGAGCACCGCGGTGATGCTGTCCTCGCCGAGCGCCGGCACCGTGGGTCGCTCGACGCGGCGCGTGCCACCGGAGATCACCGAGCAGTCGCCCTGGCCCTCGAGGGACTGGCCGGGGCCACCAGCCTCGGCGGTGGCCATCGCCTCGCCGTGCGGCTGCTCGCCGCGGCCCGGACGTTGCGCGAGGCCGCCGGAGCGCCGCTGCCCCCCGGCGAGCAGCATGACGTCCAGCGCATCACCTTCCGCCTCCGGGAGGCGCTCGGCAGCCAGGAACTCGCTGCCGAGATGAGCCGCGGCGCACAGCTTGACCTCGACGAACAGGCGCTCAGCGACGTCGGTAAGGGGATGGTCAGCGAACGGTAA